A stretch of Longimicrobium sp. DNA encodes these proteins:
- a CDS encoding 6-carboxytetrahydropterin synthase, whose protein sequence is MPIVRVTRRVHFSAAHRLHNPAFSDEENRRIFGLCNSPNWHGHNYELEITVEGEPDPETGYLVDLGQVRDVAEEVLRDVDHRNLNLDVPWMQGVIPSTENLVVALWRQLAPRMPRGRLARLVLYETPRNWAEYAGEGE, encoded by the coding sequence GTGCCGATCGTCCGCGTCACCCGGCGCGTGCACTTCAGCGCCGCGCACCGCCTGCACAACCCCGCCTTCTCCGACGAGGAGAACCGCCGTATCTTCGGGCTCTGCAACAGCCCCAACTGGCACGGGCATAACTACGAGCTCGAGATCACGGTGGAGGGCGAGCCGGACCCGGAGACGGGGTACCTGGTGGACCTGGGGCAGGTGAGGGACGTGGCCGAGGAGGTGCTGCGCGACGTGGACCACCGCAACCTGAACCTGGACGTGCCCTGGATGCAGGGGGTGATCCCCTCGACGGAGAACCTGGTGGTGGCGCTCTGGCGGCAGCTGGCGCCCCGGATGCCGCGCGGCCGGCTGGCGCGGCTGGTGCTGTACGAGACGCCGCGCAACTGGGCCGAGTACGCGGGAGAGGGGGAGTAA
- a CDS encoding Fur family transcriptional regulator: MCPTPPEVFELLARRGHRLTRPRRAVVEALAAAGGPVSAQALHSLPGLAHVDLVTVYRTLHWLAELGLARTAPGAGLAELYELAAHDDHSHHLLCDGCGLVLTVAICGLDEAVAERIAREHGFIVSHHRLTFHGSCAGCAAQGNGSAPSSIAS; the protein is encoded by the coding sequence ATGTGCCCCACGCCCCCAGAAGTCTTCGAGCTGCTCGCGCGCCGCGGGCACCGGCTCACGCGGCCGCGCCGCGCGGTGGTCGAGGCGCTGGCGGCGGCCGGCGGCCCGGTGAGCGCGCAGGCGCTGCACTCGTTGCCCGGCCTGGCGCACGTGGACCTGGTGACCGTCTACCGCACGCTGCACTGGCTGGCCGAGCTGGGCCTGGCGCGCACGGCCCCCGGCGCGGGGCTGGCCGAGCTGTACGAGCTCGCCGCGCACGACGACCACAGCCACCACCTGCTCTGCGACGGGTGCGGCCTGGTGCTCACCGTCGCCATCTGCGGGCTCGACGAGGCGGTCGCGGAGCGCATCGCCCGCGAGCACGGCTTCATCGTCTCCCACCACCGCCTCACCTTCCACGGCAGCTGCGCCGGCTGCGCCGCGCAAGGGAACGGGTCTGCCCCCAGCTCCATCGCCTCCTGA
- a CDS encoding 6-carboxytetrahydropterin synthase: MFLLNVRAHYDAAHFLRNYHGKCEKLHGHRYVVEAGLAFDDVGEGGMAYDFGEAKRHLRAVAARLDHENLNELEPFTELETSAENQARWIFEELRALLGERAENLVYVRVWETPEQYAQYSLRPTW, encoded by the coding sequence ATGTTCCTGCTGAACGTCAGGGCGCACTACGACGCCGCGCACTTCCTGCGCAACTACCACGGCAAGTGCGAGAAGCTGCACGGCCACCGCTACGTGGTGGAGGCGGGGCTCGCCTTCGACGACGTGGGGGAGGGCGGCATGGCCTACGACTTCGGCGAGGCGAAGCGCCACCTGCGCGCCGTGGCCGCCCGGCTGGACCACGAGAACCTGAACGAGCTGGAGCCGTTCACGGAGCTGGAGACGAGCGCGGAGAACCAGGCGCGCTGGATCTTCGAGGAGCTGCGCGCGCTGCTGGGCGAGCGGGCGGAGAACCTGGTCTACGTGCGGGTGTGGGAGACGCCGGAGCAGTACGCGCAGTACTCGCTCAGGCCGACGTGGTGA
- a CDS encoding SDR family oxidoreductase has protein sequence MAEELAGKTALVTGASRGIGREVARELVRAGAWVGMVARTRDELARAAEEVGGHAIPGDVSTAAGAHAVATYVTELLGDAPDLLVSCAGAFSLAPLAATDPAEFDRALAVNLRGPFLLVRAFLPLMLRRASGHLVHVGSVAGRAAFPENGAYSASKFGLRGMHEVLLQEIRGTGVRATLVEPAATDTPLWDPIDPDSRPGFPARAAMLRPEDVARVVLFAAAQPRHVQIPTIAVEAAG, from the coding sequence GTGGCGGAGGAGCTGGCGGGGAAGACGGCGCTGGTGACGGGGGCCTCGCGCGGCATCGGGCGGGAGGTGGCGCGCGAGCTGGTGCGCGCCGGCGCGTGGGTGGGGATGGTGGCGCGCACCCGCGACGAGCTGGCCCGGGCGGCCGAGGAGGTGGGCGGGCACGCGATCCCCGGCGACGTCTCGACCGCCGCGGGGGCGCACGCGGTGGCCACCTACGTCACCGAGCTGCTGGGCGACGCGCCGGACCTGCTGGTGAGCTGCGCGGGGGCGTTCTCGCTGGCGCCGCTGGCCGCCACCGATCCGGCGGAGTTCGACCGCGCGCTCGCCGTGAACCTGCGCGGGCCGTTCCTGCTGGTCCGCGCCTTCCTGCCGCTGATGCTGCGCCGCGCCTCGGGGCACCTGGTCCACGTGGGGTCGGTGGCGGGACGCGCGGCCTTCCCCGAGAACGGGGCGTACAGCGCCTCGAAGTTCGGGCTGCGGGGGATGCACGAGGTGCTGCTGCAGGAGATCCGCGGCACGGGCGTGCGGGCGACGCTGGTGGAGCCGGCGGCGACGGACACGCCGCTCTGGGACCCGATCGACCCCGACAGCCGCCCCGGCTTCCCCGCGCGCGCCGCGATGCTCCGCCCGGAGGACGTGGCGCGCGTGGTGCTCTTCGCCGCGGCCCAGCCGCGGCACGTGCAGATCCCCACCATCGCGGTAGAGGCCGCGGGCTGA
- a CDS encoding metal ABC transporter permease, whose translation MLDAVLLFREALYGALVIALACSVLGVYVVLRRIVFVGAALAQLSSAGIALALFISGFGIASGLGAHPVTLSLVVTLAGALFFSMGGAGRGRVPPDAGIGVAYAVAAAAGIVLVAKAATGEAHDIFLQGNILGITRRDTVVLLAVSVPVLLVHLALYKEFLFVSFDRETARTLGYRVGAWNLLLYLTLGLVIAFAMQFAGVILVFNFLVLPAVTGLLLARGMAGVFAWSAASALVAAVVGFTLSVPFDLPTSPTIICVSGALMLLAWAVAKVARR comes from the coding sequence GTGCTTGACGCCGTCCTCCTCTTCCGCGAGGCGCTGTACGGGGCGCTGGTGATCGCGCTGGCGTGCTCGGTGCTGGGCGTGTACGTGGTGCTCCGGCGCATCGTGTTCGTGGGCGCGGCGCTGGCGCAGCTCTCCTCGGCGGGGATCGCGCTGGCGCTCTTCATCTCGGGCTTCGGCATCGCCAGCGGGCTGGGGGCGCACCCGGTGACGCTCTCGCTGGTGGTGACGCTGGCCGGGGCGCTCTTCTTCAGCATGGGCGGCGCGGGCCGCGGCCGGGTGCCGCCCGACGCGGGGATCGGGGTGGCGTACGCGGTGGCGGCGGCCGCGGGGATCGTGCTGGTGGCCAAGGCCGCCACCGGCGAGGCGCACGACATCTTCCTGCAGGGCAACATCCTGGGGATCACCCGGCGCGACACGGTGGTGCTGCTGGCGGTGTCGGTGCCGGTGCTGCTGGTGCACCTGGCGCTCTACAAGGAGTTCCTCTTCGTCTCGTTCGACCGCGAGACGGCCCGCACGCTGGGCTACCGGGTGGGCGCCTGGAACCTGCTGCTGTACCTGACGCTGGGGCTGGTGATCGCCTTCGCCATGCAGTTCGCGGGGGTGATCCTGGTGTTCAACTTCCTGGTGCTGCCGGCGGTGACGGGGCTGCTGCTGGCGCGGGGGATGGCGGGGGTGTTCGCCTGGTCGGCGGCTTCGGCTCTGGTGGCGGCGGTGGTGGGCTTCACGCTGTCGGTGCCCTTCGACCTCCCCACCAGCCCCACCATCATCTGCGTCTCCGGCGCGCTGATGCTGCTGGCGTGGGCGGTGGCGAAGGTGGCGCGGAGGTGA
- the folE gene encoding GTP cyclohydrolase I FolE, which produces MGELKLRPHGREDDDSPFQRLVREMLDELGEDPERQGLVRTPVRVEKSLRWLTRGYQMQVEDVIRGAVFDEPHHNMVIVKDIEMYSLCEHHLLPFFGKVHIAYIPNGRIVGLSKLPRVVEVFARRLQVQERLTEQIAHAIQEVLQPEGVAVVIEAAHLCMMMRGVEKQNSKTITSAMRGVFLEDIRTREEFLRLVASPGHIIG; this is translated from the coding sequence ATGGGAGAGCTGAAGCTGCGGCCCCACGGCCGCGAGGACGACGACTCGCCCTTCCAGCGGCTCGTGCGCGAGATGCTGGACGAGCTGGGCGAGGACCCGGAGCGCCAGGGGCTGGTCCGCACGCCGGTGCGGGTGGAGAAGAGCCTGCGCTGGCTGACGCGCGGCTACCAGATGCAGGTGGAGGACGTGATCCGCGGGGCGGTGTTCGACGAGCCGCACCACAACATGGTGATCGTCAAGGACATCGAGATGTACTCGCTGTGCGAGCACCACCTGCTCCCGTTCTTCGGCAAGGTGCACATCGCCTACATCCCCAACGGGCGCATCGTGGGGCTCTCCAAGCTGCCGCGGGTGGTGGAGGTGTTCGCGCGGCGGCTGCAGGTGCAGGAGCGGCTCACCGAGCAGATCGCCCACGCCATCCAGGAGGTGCTGCAGCCCGAGGGCGTGGCGGTGGTGATCGAGGCGGCGCACCTGTGCATGATGATGCGCGGGGTGGAGAAGCAGAACTCCAAGACCATCACCAGCGCCATGCGCGGCGTGTTCCTGGAGGACATCCGCACGCGCGAGGAGTTCCTGCGCCTGGTGGCCTCGCCGGGGCACATCATCGGGTAA